In the genome of Daucus carota subsp. sativus chromosome 9, DH1 v3.0, whole genome shotgun sequence, the window CAATTGATACATCTTAATATATAGTTAAGAGCCCTGGTGGAACACACTATAAAATTATGGATAGAGATGCTTTATTTGACGCTGCCATTGGGGGGGATGGTCATGCCTTTTCTAAATTGGAGATGGAAGCTGATAAGCTGGACAGATATGATAGAACTATCCTTCATACTGAATCCATGAATGGAAATACGGAACATGTGCGATTCATTCTAAGGGAGTTTGCAGACAAAAATCTTTTGGTTAAGCTAGGTAATCAACAAGAAAATGCACTTGCATGGGCTGCATATTTTGGACACACTCAAGTGGTTGAGCTCCTCATCGAAGCAGCTAGACACTTGCCTCCTTCAGCTATTGATGATCCAATAACTTCTTTTCAAGCTTATCTTAGGAATGCTGATCAGGATTCGAAGACTGCCCTACATGCAGCAGTGAAGGAACGTCGTGTGGATGTTGTTAAGCTATTAGTAGAGGCCGACCCTACTGATACGCATATTCAAAACAAACAAGGTGAAACCCCAATGTACATGGCTGTGGAAAACGGGTACAACGAAATAGTAGAGGTAATCTCTAAAACTTGCAAGGCTTGTTTTCTCGACGGACCTGATGGTAGTACTGCTTTGCATGCTGCTGTTAAGAATGATGACGACGATAGCATTGAAGTGGTTAAGGTCCTAATTGATGCAGCTAGACGTTTGCCTTGTGCTCCagataatgataataatgatgatgGTGATAGTACTGATGATCATACTGATCCAAATCGAGTGACTTCTTTTCAATCTTCTTCAGATGATGACAGTACCGATGATAATCCAGTTAGTCCGTTTCAAGCTTTCCTCAGGCGAGTTGATGAAGATGGGAACACTGCCTTGCACATAGCAGTCATGCTATGTAACTGGGATGTAGCTAAACTATTAGTAGAGGCCGATCCAAGTTTTGAGGGTACTCGAAACCAGAAAGGTGAAACCCCAATGTACATGGCTGTGGAAAACGAGTACAACGAGATTGTAGAGTTGATCTCTAAAACTTGCAAGGCTTGTTCTCTAGACGGACCTGATGATTCTACTGCTTTGCATGCTGCTGTTAAGAATGACGACGTAAGCATTGAAGTGGTTAAGGTCCTAATTGATGCAGCCAGACGTTTGCCTTGTGCTCCAGATAATGATATTACTGATTCCAATGCAGTGACTTCTTTTCAAacctcttcttcttcagatAATCCAGTTagttctcttcaagctttcctCAGGCGAGTTGATGAAGATGGGAACACTGCCATGCACATAGCAGTCATGCGACGTAACTGGGATGTAGCTAAACTATTAGTAGAGTCCGATCCAAGTTTTGAGGGTACTCCAAACCAGAAAGGTCAAACACCGTTCTACATAGCTGTGGAAAAAGGGCACGCCGATACAGCGAAGATGCTCGGTACAGCTTGCACAACTCCACATTTTTTGGTGGGTCCTGGTGGTCATTTGACTGCTTTGCATGCTGTTGTCAAGAATCTTGACGAAGGTATGCAAAACCTATATGGGCATAGTTAATTGGTATGCAAAACAtcctaatactaatatatatattctcatgATGCATATATTAGAAGTGGGAAGCATTTTCATCTACTTCTCTTCTTGCAGCGAATAACGATATTAAAGATGTGATTGAAATGATCATTGATCAAATCAAAAGGCACAACACAAATGTTCTTCCTGatgaaatattttatgaaactgATGAGGATGGAAATACTGTGTTAGAAGTGGCGGTGGAGCAAAACCAAATGGCAGTGGTTAATTTGGTATTAGATTTACAACATCCCGCAGCCTCAAAGAGAAACGATGGTGCTTTCATCAGTCTCATGCCTGTAATATATAAAGCCCAGGAGAAGGGTTACAAGAATATTGTCGACTTACTCACTCATAGGTACAACGATGGATCTAAATTGTCTAAAGACTTCAAAGATCAAGTCAGTTTGATATCGGCTATTAAAAGTCGCAAAACAGGTATGAAACTTGtcttttacataattatatatatacatatacttaaaaaaaaattgcaaatcaATGTTCtttataataacaaaatattataattatatttagggATCTCAGTGTAGAAAAATTATTGTagtgtactccctccgtcccaatttatgggacccttattcctttttgggacgtcccaaaaagaatgaacctacaatacttactatttttgaacactacttttcactattacacccactactttcttccactaactcttttctataataatataaacactattacacccactattttcctccactatctcaaatctattattaaatattggtaggtcccatcactttacccacttttcaactaaacttactaaatttttcttaatctccgtgaaagtcaaaccagctcactctttttgggacggagggagtatttaaaaaaaattaattatttgtctcaagtactttttttcttttggaTATTAATTCATAGTGTCTTAAACCATAAGTCATTTTTGTTTAAGGTCCTTGAACTTAAAAAGTCAATATTTGCGTACTTCAACTTTCCAGAGGTCCCTTTAGTCAATTAGGGTTTTTTAACATCCAATTGGGGGTTTTGATTTGTTGATGTTATAAAGAAATTGAGCATATAAGAATTTTCGGGAGTGGAAATCAAAGAGATTTAACTAGGTTTTGATGGGGTAGGATGGTGGCGGGAAACCATGGCCATTTTCCTGTAGATGGTGACAGAACTACCATTCTCGCTATCCTTCACAACTGATCTCTTCAGGTTGACTTCCCGAAACTTCTGACACCCTCAATTTCATCAATTCATCAACGAATCAAAAATCTTCcaaattcaagaatttgaagGACTCTAATTGACTAACGGTTGTTGACTAACGGTTGTTAGGTCAAAATTAAACTAAAGAatgcaaataaaatttttgaaatgttTAATGATcataacattttaaaaaatagatgAGAGACCTAAACAATACAAAACATACGgatttttgaattaattttttcattttcaaaacgAGCAACTAGACTCATATAATTCAACCACAAAAATCAACATGCTGATTATGATTCAAATTATCCAAACGGACAATGATGAGAATTTAAATGCTAATTGATTATTAATGCATAATAATAGGATTCTTTAAACATGAGAATAAATTCTCATGAAAATTGAAACTGTAGTTAATTAACTGTTAACCAACATCATCTCACTATTGTTTTcacaattattaaaaataccTCTAAAATATAATAGCCATATCAATTTCAAAGCAATCCAGTTTgtatgaaattaaaatataactctataaaatttataacttttattaataaataaatgaatgttTTTCTACTAGTACAAATTTCacttatttttgattttccaACTTATTCATTCCTATATGATTTCTAATATTCatatactaaaataatattaatattgtgaTATTATTCTCTATGTAATTCTTAATTTCTACCtactacaaaatattattcttatatgATATGAATTTACCATTAAAGGTTGTAATATACTGTGCATATTCACTGTCTATGCATTATAAATACACAATAaataaagaattgtattataatTTACAAGGGGTAGGTAGCAAATCAATGATAATAGGAAATTTTCGATTTAGCTCCCATTGATCtgtgacattttatattatttcctAATGAAATAGAATTATTAGAATTCTATTTAAATTCTAGTTCAGGATCCCTAGCTAccataattttttgtatttgagcactaaATACAAATAGATACACAAACtaagaatttttaataaaaaaatatacaattattcgatataaatttttattattttagtcaTGAACTAGGTAAaagttatattaatataaatttctttgactgaaaaaaatattctattcatTAAGAATTTTCTTAAGTATTAATTATACATTCTTTATTTAGTAATATCATGTTAGATAATAATGTAGATGTTATTATTTAGTTATGTTGTGTAAATAACATAGAATTATACTGATTACATTATTGTTAATTACTTGAAACACATTACCTCGGCCCTGTTATATCATttctaaaacaatttttttttccagacTCCGTCTTGAGCCTATTATTGGATGCAGGCCGTGGTGGCCAGCGTCTTGTGACCTTTGCTGACAAGCTTGGTTGGACATCCCTTCATCATGCAGTATATCATGAATTTAATCCAATAATTAAACACATAGCAGAAGCTCAAAAAGGGATTAAACCTAAATCTGGGTACAAAGATAAGGTACCTACGCCGTTTCATGTAGCTGTCCAAAAAGGGCGGACTTCTATAGCGATACTTCTTATGCAATTATGGCCATTTTCCTCTTCAACATATACTGCTGTTGATAAAAAAGGACAAAATATACTACATTTGGCGGCATTGCAGAGTAAAAAAGATATGATAGAAGGTATTCTTAAATATTGCCCGGAAGAGCATAAGAAAGAGTTTGTGAACAAGCAGAATAACAATGGTTATACAATTCTTCACCTGCTTATCCAACGTGGTTGCTTCGTTCCCGAACTTTTAAAATACGAAGGACTTGATACAAGTGTGAAAAACAATGAGAACTTGACTCCTTGGGACATGTTGTATTTGCAGGAGAATATTGTGGTGGACCAGGTATGTTGTCGACTTGTTAAATATTGTTTCCTTTTATATCATATCAATTTTCTAGaactacatacatacatatatatagtcctactccaatagaaaccaaattagcctaaaaactaaaaaccagtttctggacagtttttatcactatttttaactacagaactcactaatttgtacataacatatcactaatttatatataccatatctggcggatataaatatatatatacacatatatgcaatgtatatgaccatcatctttaCCCAAATCGCAATAATGGACTTCTTACCACCATGACCAGACGTTTCCATGACTtaccaccattgtctatcatcaccaatagttacatacactttccatcataacttacaaaactaacgactatttaccatcatcatacaacttctcttgcggcatCCTACcgtcaagaaccttcctacggatgaaattgatcatctagaatcgattatcaatagtttagataagtagattttctcaattttgataataaaaatagcTGTTTACATACTATattaaaacagtgattagtgcagtataaattagtgatacccgtagttataaatagtggtagggaaactggtttctagtttttattttaagagtggtttatatttgatcaagagcctatatatatatatatatatatatatatatatatatatatatataggcaagtgatcaaatagaaactaatgttattctagaaactagaaaccactcccTTGATCACTGTTTATAACTACTAATATCACCCGTTTATACGCTATGtatcactattttatgcagttaaattagcaatttttattgttgataattgataaaatttacTTATGTTTGCTATTGGTTATCGATTgttgatgatcaattatagttgtaggaggtctatgatggtaaaaaaatgatgagatgAGGTGTGTGGTGGTGGTAAATAATCATAGTAATGGCAAGTTATGGTAACAAGCGGTGGTAGGTCAATCGTAGGTATAGGTAACCGCGATAGCAGTGGAATGGGTTAATAATGATGTCCGGAGGTTCATCAATGTAGtatgagtgaagatgatgatgatatatgttgtatatatttatatttatatatctatatttctgaGATTTTTTGTATAggaaatagtgatttgtgatgtacaaacgagtgatatttgcagttaaaaatagtgataaaaaattggccagatactagtttctagtttctaggctaatttagtttctggtggagtaagcccctatatatatatatatatatatatatatatatttcttaactaGGGTTGGCTTAGTTTGACCGAAATCAAGTTGTTAACTAGGGTTGGCTTTGTTTGACCGAAGAAAACATTTTAATGTATTGTATTTGTAATTTGTTGGTACATTTATGGTCAAAGCTAGAacctttaattttttaatgaatatgTGATGATGTAAATATTAATCATCACTTTGAGTCGACTTTGCTCTTGGTCCTTATATCTTGCTCCTGTAGTCTGAATTTTGATAATGGTTGAAATAGAAAGATTGAAAATTATCAAGTAAACCAAAGTCTTTACATTCATAAAATACGTGAAATCAttatacaataataaaaaataataataataatagacaATGTCGAAATATACCATGTGAAACTCAATAAACAGATtgaaaatttagttattatacaTAGATAATTAATGTATTTCTTTAACTTcggataattatcaaattatcGTGCATTCTTTATTTATAGGTGAAAATCAAAAAGGCCCTTGATTATATCCAAATTGATGGTAAAAAGGATATTTTTTCAAGTTCAATGTTCACAACTAGTGAACGAGAGGAAAAGGATGTGAAATTTAGGGAAGAAGCAAAAAAAATGATAGATGCAATGCTTGCCCTGATGAAAGAAAATACTGGAACTGTTGCCAAGTGTGTTATGCCGATGCCATTGGCGGAGATCCTATATCTAGAGCTGCATTGGAGATGGAAGCAGATACACCAAACAAAGCGGGAGAAACTATCCTTCACCTTGAATCAAAGAAGGGAGCTATAGAAAACGTTCGGTTCATTTTGAGTGCGTTTGCAAAGAAAAACCTTTTGGTCAGGCTGGATAATCGAAAACAAAGTGCACTTTACCTTGCAGCACATCATGGACACGCTAAAGTGGTTGAGGCTCTCCTTAGTGCAGCCAAACGTAATTTGCCTCCTTCCTCAGCAAATGATAATCCATTGACTCCTTTTCAAACTTATATTTGGCAAGCCAATGGTATAAATCAGAACACCGCGTTACACTTGGCAGTCCTTAATAATGACGTGGCTATTGTTAAGCTCTTAGTGGAGGCCGATCCAAATTACAGCCATTTTCGAAACAATGAAGGCAAAACTCCAATCTACATGGCTGCGGAAAATGGGTTCAAAAATGTGGTGAAGGAGATGTGCAAGACTTGCACAGCTTTGTCTTTTGATGGCCCAGCTGGTTGTACCACTGCTTTGCATGCTCTTATTCAGAATCTCAAACAAGGTACAATAAGAATCTTGACCTACATTTCTCACAAGTCACAATCCAATTTTCCTTATATCTCTTTTCCACTATTCCCATTTCACTTAAAATATGCATAACTTGTTTCTTTTTACCCTTCATTTCATATAAAGACCTTTTTACCTGGCCCCCTACATTTCTCCCAGCATATGTTAAGGTTATAAATGCTGCATTTGTCACACTTCAGAGTACATACTCTATCCATGTCCCCCAGCTCATGCTAAaaatagtaattaattaaaactatttttaaatttatttatcttgtaAAAGTTTTTGCATTCTAATTCTCAACTCAATTTCTATATTCTTTTCTAATAACTCTTTCTTTCACTTCTTCTGACTATTTTAACCACAcattattattttactttttatcactttttttacatattaaaacTGTAAGAATATAAAATGGATAATGAATAGGTAGCAAGCCCCCGAAGTTGGGAGCTTATTTACTCACTGGTACTTATGAGTAACTATAAtgtcattataatattttattaaatttgtcgGTGATATTTTTGTAAAGAAAGGTGTTTTAGTCgagaaaatatatagaaatggaaaaagtaatttgtaatttgttagTGTTcagtaattataataatattatgaaatagATAGGCGGAAAATCAAAGCTTtgaatatttcaataaaaataagttgAAGTTAAAtagattctaaaaattatttaaggAGAGGTAATTAATTAAGTAAAACCACTAGCTAGTAAAGCctcctttatttaaatttagctTCACTCGCAGGGCAAGAAGAAGACAGAGAAGTGATTACGATGAGCGTTCAAGCAGCCAAACGTTGGAGTTTAGCGGAGGAAGCACTAGATGCAgattttaaatcattatttcagAGAATTGATGAGTCGGGACGCACTCTGTTAGAATTGGCAATGTTCCACAATAACGTGAACGCTGTTGAACTGATATTACTTGAAGATCCGGCCTATCAAGATGGCCGTGGAAGTGGAAATCAGGGTCTTTTGCGTTTAATCTACCAAGCCATGGAGAATATATGCAGTGACAAAATTGTCGAATTACTGTCTGCAACTTTCGAAACTGGGATGGACCCAAATCTTAAAGGCGTGCTAGGTTTGATTATTGCTATTCAAAGAGGCGATCCTGCAGGTGCGTAATATGGTTGTTTATTGTTAttgaatattaattgttaataagtGTAAGTAAtatgtaagtaatttaaggttGATTAGTCACTAATTATCTCTTGCCTAAATTTGCATCTCAACTGTGTATTTTCAGGTCCTATATGCCAACTCTTTGAAGATAATAAACATTTCGTAAATTTTGTGGACTCTGAAGGATGGACCCTGCTTCATCATGCAGCATATCAccaatttgattctatactcgGTGTCATGAtagaagctcaagaaaaagTAGGATATCAATTTGTATGTCGAGAGAGGGTAGCAACACCATTTCATGTAGCAGCAAGATGTGGACATACTTCTACTGTTATTCGGCTTCTGCAATTATGGCCAACTTCGTCGTCGCCGTACACAACAATCGATGAAGTATGGCCAGCTGCGCCCTCTCCGTACACAACAGTTGACGAGAATGGTCAAAACATATTACACTTGGCTGCTCTTCAGAATAAAAAGGAGATGGCGAATGGTATTTTAAGATATTGTCCACCAAAGCAGAAGACCCTGCTTTTATTCAAAAGAGATGATGAGGGCAATACACCTCTCCATTTACTTGTCGCTCAAGGATGCTTCATTGAGGATCTCATCAAATATATAGCAGCAGCTGGTGATACGACCAATAACGATAATTGGACTCCCAGAGACATGTTATATCATGGACATGACATTGTTGGTGATCAGGTACgtaaaaaatttaatctttttaaaatattttatgtgattagTTTTATGTGATTTAGAGGATATTAAGTAAAGTTTTAGTAGGACTAATATCcagctaaaaatatatattaactacTTGTCATTTCTTTTTAGGTACAAATAAAAATGGCACTGGATGATATCAACACCCATCGGTCTAGGAAACTCTGGTCTAGTACCAGAAAGAAAAGTACTTCTTCAAGTTTAGCAGTGCTCCCTAGTAGACGAGAGAGAAAAGATATCCTATTTAATGAAGGACAAAAAGTGTTTATGGCCATAATGAAGGAAATAAAGCAACAAGAACTGCAAAGATATAAAGACGGGACCAACAGCCAGATAGTAGTTAGTGCACTTATAACTACAATAACTTTTACGGTAGGATTCACCATACCTGGTGGTCTTCATCAAAGTGGAGAAAGTAATCAAGGATTGGCGGTTCTTTCAAACAAGGcagcttttaaaatatttatgatagcCGATGCCTTTGCTTTGCTATTGTCCACCTGTGCTTTGGTCATCTGCTTTCTTGAAGATATGTCACAAGATCTTGAGCATGTGACCAGACTTCATGCAACAACCGTTGGGCTGAACATTGGTTCCGTTATGTTGACGATGTTTGTTTTTATGACAGGAACGTATGTTGTATTTTCCGATTCATTATCCCTGGGCATTACCATTTGCGTCATCGGTTccctcttttttatttttgtcattGTTCAACTGCTGAGGATTGCATATGATCACCGAGTACGGAAGAATGACGATTACAAGAAAGAAGCTTGAGTATCTGTTTTTCTATTTTCAGTTATTTCATGTACTCATGATATATGGAATCATGACTCCATTAAAGAGGATTGAAAATTGTAGAAGCTGTCAAGGCacttgtttattaattaatagtaAACTACAATGTTGTCACGGCCATGGGTTCACTTTGGTTTTGTTTCCTTAAAAAGTATCAACAGTTCAATTGCTTGGTGGTATAAATTAGTACCATGAACTTTATTCTAGCAGCAGAGACATATTTGAATGAAATGAACTTGTTTAAGTTTATTCTATACTGGAGTACCAAGAGATTAATAATTAGTTGGTCAGACCTGTACTCAGATTGAGGACAAAGTGAATA includes:
- the LOC108202323 gene encoding protein ACCELERATED CELL DEATH 6-like; the protein is MEADTPNKAGETILHLESKKGAIENVRFILSAFAKKNLLVRLDNRKQSALYLAAHHGHAKVVEALLSAAKRNLPPSSANDNPLTPFQTYIWQANGINQNTALHLAVLNNDVAIVKLLVEADPNYSHFRNNEGKTPIYMAAENGFKNVVKEMCKTCTALSFDGPAGCTTALHALIQNLKQGQEEDREVITMSVQAAKRWSLAEEALDADFKSLFQRIDESGRTLLELAMFHNNVNAVELILLEDPAYQDGRGSGNQGLLRLIYQAMENICSDKIVELLSATFETGMDPNLKGVLGLIIAIQRGDPAGPICQLFEDNKHFVNFVDSEGWTLLHHAAYHQFDSILGVMIEAQEKVGYQFVCRERVATPFHVAARCGHTSTVIRLLQLWPTSSSPYTTIDEVWPAAPSPYTTVDENGQNILHLAALQNKKEMANGILRYCPPKQKTLLLFKRDDEGNTPLHLLVAQGCFIEDLIKYIAAAGDTTNNDNWTPRDMLYHGHDIVGDQVQIKMALDDINTHRSRKLWSSTRKKSTSSSLAVLPSRRERKDILFNEGQKVFMAIMKEIKQQELQRYKDGTNSQIVVSALITTITFTVGFTIPGGLHQSGESNQGLAVLSNKAAFKIFMIADAFALLLSTCALVICFLEDMSQDLEHVTRLHATTVGLNIGSVMLTMFVFMTGTYVVFSDSLSLGITICVIGSLFFIFVIVQLLRIAYDHRVRKNDDYKKEA